The proteins below are encoded in one region of Arthrobacter sp. CJ23:
- a CDS encoding glycogen debranching N-terminal domain-containing protein, whose amino-acid sequence MAGWNADTTAGPLAATVTLVDGSNFSISGLAGDMYSDRPHGVFHADTRIISRWRLTINDVTLEPLAARTMEPYRALFIGRPGRVAGHADGPLVVERNREVGTGIVEEITVRNHSREPAVCSVELAMDADFADLFEVKDARIVRIWEQTRRPDGDSLTIEGRWRGVLKRVVIQAPGATVTYEGIGYRTVVPPHGGWSTRVTVSPLLEGASIPAAFHRERSSGSPAEIRRQEWLRKIPTPQIDNVSFARTLLRSHEDIGALQIEDPERPDRTVVAAGAPWFMALFGRDSILSSYMALPLDPTLALDTLRNLADRQGTVVDLLTEEQPGRILHEVRLGVGTGLALGGQSAYYGSIDATPLFVALLGEVSRWGLAADEVAALLPHADRALDWIRDYGDRDGDGFVEYQRLNNQGLLNQGWKDSWDGINFADGRLAEPPIALCEVQGYVYSAYLSRAWMAYDAGELALASELRDSAARLKKQFNEQFWLPERGYYAIALDRDKKPVDACASNMGHCLMSGIIDADKAPQVAERLMSPEMFTGWGVRTLASDMGAYNPASYHNGSVWPHDNALIATGLMRYGFVAEAQRIALALLEAADFTDHRLPELFCGFDRSEFPEPVPYPTSCSPQAWAATTPVQLLRMLLRYDPHVSLNGLWVDPVLPESLGRVHLGNCPLGTDRITIDAKGSEATIEGLSAGMTYHRGVRPPLADLVELADKLDHSS is encoded by the coding sequence ATGGCCGGATGGAATGCTGACACTACGGCCGGCCCGCTGGCCGCGACGGTGACCTTGGTGGACGGGTCGAATTTCTCAATCTCAGGCCTGGCGGGCGATATGTACTCTGACCGCCCCCATGGCGTGTTCCACGCGGACACGCGCATCATTTCCCGCTGGCGGCTGACCATCAACGACGTCACGCTGGAACCGCTGGCCGCGCGCACCATGGAGCCGTACAGGGCGCTCTTCATCGGCCGCCCGGGCCGGGTGGCCGGGCACGCGGACGGCCCCCTGGTGGTGGAACGCAACCGCGAGGTGGGCACGGGCATCGTGGAGGAAATCACGGTGCGGAACCACTCCCGCGAGCCCGCCGTGTGCAGCGTCGAGCTGGCCATGGACGCAGATTTCGCGGACCTGTTTGAGGTCAAGGACGCCCGGATTGTCCGCATCTGGGAGCAGACGCGCCGGCCCGACGGCGATTCGCTCACCATCGAGGGCCGCTGGCGGGGCGTGCTGAAGCGCGTGGTGATCCAGGCTCCGGGCGCCACGGTCACCTACGAGGGCATCGGCTACCGCACCGTGGTGCCGCCCCATGGCGGGTGGAGCACCAGGGTCACGGTGTCGCCGTTGTTGGAGGGCGCCTCCATCCCGGCCGCGTTCCACCGCGAGCGCAGCAGCGGATCGCCGGCGGAAATCCGGCGCCAGGAGTGGCTCCGGAAGATCCCCACCCCGCAGATCGACAATGTGTCCTTCGCGCGGACCCTGCTGCGCAGCCATGAGGACATCGGGGCGCTGCAGATCGAAGACCCGGAGCGGCCGGACCGGACCGTCGTCGCGGCCGGGGCACCGTGGTTCATGGCCCTCTTTGGCCGCGACTCGATCCTTTCCTCCTACATGGCCCTCCCCCTGGATCCCACGCTGGCGCTGGATACGCTGCGGAACCTGGCGGACCGGCAGGGCACCGTGGTGGACCTGCTGACCGAGGAGCAACCCGGCCGGATCCTGCACGAGGTGCGCCTGGGCGTGGGCACGGGGCTGGCGCTGGGCGGCCAGTCCGCCTACTACGGCAGCATCGACGCCACGCCGTTGTTCGTGGCGCTGCTGGGCGAAGTCAGCCGCTGGGGCCTGGCCGCCGACGAGGTTGCGGCGCTGCTGCCCCATGCGGACCGGGCCCTGGACTGGATCCGGGACTATGGGGACCGGGACGGCGACGGCTTCGTGGAGTACCAGCGGCTCAACAACCAGGGCCTGCTCAACCAAGGCTGGAAGGATTCCTGGGACGGCATCAACTTCGCGGACGGGCGCCTGGCGGAACCTCCCATCGCGCTCTGCGAGGTGCAGGGCTACGTGTACAGCGCGTACCTTTCGCGGGCGTGGATGGCGTACGACGCCGGCGAGCTGGCTTTGGCGTCCGAGCTGCGCGACAGCGCTGCCCGGCTGAAAAAGCAGTTCAACGAGCAGTTCTGGCTCCCGGAGCGGGGCTACTACGCGATCGCCCTGGACCGGGACAAGAAACCCGTGGACGCCTGCGCCTCCAACATGGGGCACTGCCTCATGAGCGGCATCATCGACGCGGACAAGGCGCCCCAGGTGGCGGAGCGGCTGATGTCGCCGGAGATGTTCACCGGCTGGGGCGTCCGGACCTTGGCCTCGGACATGGGCGCCTACAACCCGGCCAGTTACCACAACGGCTCGGTGTGGCCGCACGACAATGCGCTGATTGCCACGGGACTCATGAGGTACGGCTTCGTGGCGGAGGCGCAGCGGATCGCCCTGGCGCTCCTGGAGGCTGCGGACTTCACCGACCACCGGCTGCCGGAGCTGTTCTGTGGCTTCGACCGCAGCGAGTTCCCCGAACCGGTGCCGTACCCGACGTCGTGCTCGCCGCAGGCGTGGGCCGCCACCACGCCCGTGCAGCTGCTGCGCATGCTGCTGCGCTATGACCCCCATGTGTCCCTGAACGGCCTCTGGGTGGATCCCGTCCTGCCCGAGTCGCTCGGCAGGGTCCATCTGGGCAACTGCCCCCTCGGCACCGACCGGATCACCATCGACGCCAAGGGCAGCGAGGCCACCATCGAGGGGCTTTCGGCCGGCATGACGTACCACCGCGGGGTGCGTCCACCGCTCGCCGACCTGGTGGAGCTGGCCGACAAGCTGGACCACAGCAGCTGA
- the nadE gene encoding ammonia-dependent NAD(+) synthetase has translation MRELQATIIAEMGVQPRITPVEEVRKRVTFLKDYLKATHTKGFVLGISGGLDSSLAGRLAQLAVEELEAEGVEANFVAVRLPYGEQHDEDDAQAALDFIKAKTEWSYNISQAVDGFEDEFEKTTGAPISDFHKGNTKARARMIAQYALAGEHNYLVVGTDHGAESVTGFFTKFGDGGADILPLFGLNKRQNRELLVELGAPARVWEKVPTADLLDGKPGRTDEDELGISYDQIDDYLEGRDVPVEVAEIIEQKYLRTRHKRTVPVTIFDTWWK, from the coding sequence ATGCGCGAACTCCAGGCCACGATCATTGCCGAAATGGGCGTACAGCCCCGGATCACCCCCGTCGAGGAGGTCCGCAAACGCGTCACCTTCCTGAAGGACTACCTCAAGGCCACCCACACCAAGGGCTTCGTGCTGGGCATCTCCGGCGGACTCGACTCCTCATTGGCAGGCAGGCTGGCACAGCTGGCAGTCGAGGAACTCGAAGCGGAGGGCGTCGAAGCCAACTTCGTGGCCGTCCGGCTCCCGTACGGCGAGCAGCATGACGAGGACGACGCCCAGGCCGCCCTGGACTTCATCAAGGCCAAGACCGAGTGGAGCTACAACATCTCGCAGGCCGTGGACGGCTTCGAGGACGAGTTCGAGAAGACCACCGGTGCCCCGATCTCCGACTTCCACAAGGGCAACACCAAGGCGCGGGCACGCATGATCGCCCAGTACGCCCTGGCCGGGGAGCACAACTACCTCGTGGTCGGAACGGACCACGGCGCGGAATCCGTCACGGGCTTCTTCACCAAGTTCGGCGACGGCGGCGCGGACATCCTGCCGCTGTTCGGCCTGAACAAGCGCCAGAACCGCGAACTGCTCGTCGAGCTGGGCGCCCCGGCACGCGTGTGGGAAAAGGTCCCCACGGCGGACCTGCTGGACGGCAAGCCCGGCCGCACCGACGAGGACGAGCTCGGCATCAGCTACGACCAGATCGACGACTACCTCGAGGGCCGCGACGTCCCCGTCGAGGTTGCCGAGATCATCGAGCAGAAGTACCTGCGCACCCGCCACAAGCGCACCGTTCCGGTCACCATCTTCGACACCTGGTGGAAGTAG
- a CDS encoding LacI family DNA-binding transcriptional regulator, with the protein MADAKTRAAGAPPTIRDVAELAGVATSTVSRALSNPGRVNRVTRERIEQAAAELQYVPSSQARGLSSGRTNAIALLVPDVTNPFYFDIIRGTQNQLKAAGYTQLLVDTEESAEMEADTLRKMQRTADGFILAASRLTDAQILEAASSQAIVTINRSSANAPTVMIDTPGAVVQALEHLTSLGHSQICYVGGPASSWSNAKRWKTFEDESRERGLTTSRVGPFTPKTTSGAAAADAAARTGATACIVFNDLLAIGMLQRLRERGIRVPEDMSIVGCDDIFGADFCNPPLTTIASPIEQAGRVAVSMLLAQLDPLHAASSRRLAVMPTHLTVRSSTGPAPASPNPALPN; encoded by the coding sequence ATGGCAGATGCAAAGACCCGTGCGGCAGGTGCTCCACCGACGATCCGCGACGTTGCAGAACTCGCCGGGGTGGCAACATCAACCGTGTCCAGGGCGCTGTCGAATCCGGGCAGGGTGAACCGTGTGACGCGCGAGCGGATCGAGCAGGCAGCCGCCGAATTGCAATACGTGCCAAGTTCGCAGGCGCGGGGACTGAGTTCGGGACGCACCAACGCCATCGCCCTCCTGGTCCCCGACGTGACCAACCCGTTCTACTTCGACATCATCCGGGGCACCCAGAACCAACTCAAAGCAGCCGGATACACGCAGCTGCTGGTGGATACCGAGGAATCCGCCGAGATGGAAGCAGACACACTCCGCAAGATGCAGCGGACGGCCGACGGCTTCATCCTGGCGGCGTCCCGCCTGACCGACGCGCAAATACTCGAAGCCGCGTCATCACAGGCAATCGTCACGATCAACAGGTCCTCCGCCAACGCGCCCACCGTCATGATCGACACCCCCGGCGCTGTGGTCCAGGCCCTGGAGCACCTGACTTCGCTGGGTCATTCACAGATCTGCTACGTCGGCGGCCCGGCCTCATCATGGTCCAATGCAAAGCGGTGGAAGACCTTTGAAGACGAGAGCCGCGAACGCGGGCTGACCACCTCGCGCGTGGGTCCCTTCACACCCAAGACCACCTCCGGTGCAGCGGCCGCCGACGCCGCAGCCCGCACGGGAGCCACTGCCTGCATCGTGTTCAACGACCTCCTGGCCATCGGCATGCTCCAGCGGCTCCGCGAACGCGGCATCCGCGTCCCCGAGGACATGAGCATCGTGGGCTGCGACGACATCTTCGGCGCCGACTTCTGCAACCCGCCGTTGACCACCATCGCCTCGCCGATCGAACAGGCCGGACGTGTGGCAGTGTCCATGCTGCTGGCCCAGCTGGATCCGCTGCACGCCGCCTCCAGCCGCCGTCTGGCAGTCATGCCCACGCACTTGACCGTCCGCTCCTCCACGGGCCCGGCCCCGGCCTCACCCAACCCGGCGTTGCCCAACTGA
- a CDS encoding ABC transporter substrate-binding protein → MKFAPSAKLAAVAVTAALALTACGGSSSDSGSAGGAVDGAGKKLSVLTSVNNQYPEQQKAWFKDISAKFKAQTGADVEFETFASANDELTRIQTSVVSGQGPDVYSLGTTFTPTAYATKAFVTLSEDDWKKVGGKDRFNPAALGISGPDADHMAGIPFVSRPFVMAYNKDLLAAAGIEKPATTWDELAEQAKKLTNTGAGTYGLATGYKDNFDPWKFVWAMSIQAGNPLVDGKNLKLDDPAVKKAYETYFGWLTKDKVVDPAAIGWSNSNAVAAFASGKAGYLMMTTSGSVPTLDKSAVAGKYAYATMPTTAPGETAPKGDGAKAASILSGDNVVVADYSKQKDLAFAYIKLITSKDEQLNYQKIFGDLPANAEALASLTDAKLQPIADTAGKSKATPFTGAWGDIQLALLNVTVQSIPDLANGSVDDAALQARLKDAQSKGQASLDRASKS, encoded by the coding sequence ATGAAGTTTGCACCATCAGCAAAGCTGGCCGCCGTCGCCGTTACTGCCGCGTTGGCTTTGACTGCCTGTGGGGGAAGCAGCAGCGATTCCGGAAGCGCGGGAGGCGCCGTGGACGGCGCCGGCAAGAAGCTGAGTGTCCTGACCAGCGTCAATAACCAATACCCTGAACAGCAAAAGGCATGGTTCAAGGACATCTCCGCGAAGTTCAAGGCCCAGACCGGCGCCGACGTTGAATTCGAAACTTTCGCGTCAGCCAATGATGAACTGACGCGAATCCAAACGTCCGTGGTGTCCGGCCAGGGCCCGGACGTCTACAGCCTGGGCACCACGTTTACGCCGACGGCCTACGCAACCAAGGCCTTCGTTACTCTGTCCGAAGATGACTGGAAGAAGGTGGGTGGCAAGGACCGCTTCAACCCGGCAGCCCTGGGCATCTCCGGCCCGGATGCTGACCACATGGCAGGTATCCCGTTCGTCAGCCGCCCGTTCGTCATGGCGTACAACAAGGACTTGCTGGCCGCAGCAGGCATCGAGAAGCCGGCCACCACGTGGGACGAACTTGCCGAACAGGCCAAGAAACTGACCAACACGGGCGCTGGCACTTACGGCCTGGCCACCGGATACAAGGACAACTTCGACCCGTGGAAGTTCGTCTGGGCCATGTCCATCCAGGCCGGAAATCCGCTGGTGGACGGCAAGAACCTTAAGCTGGACGATCCCGCCGTCAAGAAGGCCTACGAGACCTACTTCGGCTGGCTCACGAAAGACAAAGTCGTCGATCCCGCCGCTATCGGGTGGAGCAACAGCAACGCCGTTGCCGCCTTCGCGTCCGGCAAGGCCGGCTATCTGATGATGACGACGTCCGGCTCCGTGCCGACGCTGGACAAGTCCGCCGTCGCGGGCAAGTACGCGTACGCCACCATGCCCACCACGGCTCCGGGCGAAACCGCACCCAAGGGGGACGGCGCCAAGGCCGCGAGCATCCTGTCCGGCGACAACGTCGTGGTAGCCGATTACTCGAAGCAGAAGGACCTGGCCTTCGCGTACATCAAGCTCATCACGTCCAAGGACGAGCAGTTGAACTACCAGAAGATCTTCGGCGACCTGCCTGCCAACGCCGAGGCCCTGGCATCGTTGACGGACGCCAAGCTTCAGCCGATCGCCGACACCGCGGGCAAGTCCAAGGCGACCCCCTTCACCGGAGCCTGGGGCGACATCCAGCTTGCGCTCCTGAACGTCACAGTCCAGTCCATTCCGGATTTGGCCAACGGTTCCGTGGACGATGCAGCCTTGCAGGCCCGCCTCAAGGACGCACAGTCCAAGGGACAGGCATCACTCGACCGGGCATCGAAGTCCTAG
- a CDS encoding carbohydrate ABC transporter permease, with translation MSTNSFREMSAVTGPAADSQPARSGPAAHMPDGSTSPGAGTPATGPQGPSKKTARRKGLSERNRPLWMLIPGGLLMLVIIVVPLFLGIYMSALNLDQYTLRKWISAPFIGVENFIEALTDSPLLHSVWLSVSYSLIAMVVTVPLGIAAAVATQNSFKGRAVIRSIFLIPYVLPSFVVATVWRTMFQPDGVVDSALGGFGIDAGLWLNGPQTYWTLILVQIWASWPFIYLLALSGLQSVDHEVHEASALDGALWWNKLRYVVFPYLKGPLSLAFLIGMLHHINNFTLPFVLFGVPAPADVEVLPILTYVTSFQSFRFGLSAAMAFVSLVLIAIPLFIYLRAVKLDDAETPGGKK, from the coding sequence ATGTCCACTAATTCCTTCAGGGAAATGAGCGCCGTGACCGGCCCCGCCGCGGATTCGCAGCCGGCCCGGTCCGGCCCCGCAGCCCACATGCCCGACGGCAGTACGTCACCGGGCGCGGGTACACCCGCCACCGGGCCCCAGGGTCCTTCGAAAAAGACGGCCCGCAGGAAGGGCCTCAGCGAACGGAACCGTCCCCTGTGGATGCTGATCCCCGGTGGACTGCTGATGCTGGTCATCATCGTGGTGCCGCTGTTCCTCGGCATCTACATGTCCGCGCTCAACCTGGACCAGTACACGCTCCGCAAATGGATCAGCGCCCCGTTCATCGGCGTCGAGAACTTCATTGAGGCGCTGACCGACTCGCCGCTGCTCCACTCGGTCTGGCTCAGCGTCAGCTACTCGCTGATCGCCATGGTGGTCACCGTGCCGCTGGGCATTGCGGCAGCCGTCGCGACGCAGAACTCCTTCAAGGGCCGGGCAGTGATCCGTTCGATCTTCCTGATCCCTTACGTACTGCCGTCGTTCGTTGTCGCCACCGTGTGGCGCACGATGTTCCAGCCGGATGGCGTGGTGGATTCGGCCCTGGGCGGCTTCGGCATTGACGCCGGGCTGTGGCTCAACGGGCCGCAAACCTACTGGACGCTCATCCTGGTACAGATCTGGGCCTCTTGGCCGTTTATTTACCTGCTGGCCCTTTCCGGCCTGCAGTCTGTGGACCATGAGGTGCACGAAGCTTCGGCCCTGGACGGGGCGCTGTGGTGGAACAAGCTTAGGTACGTTGTCTTCCCGTATCTCAAGGGCCCGCTCTCCTTGGCGTTCTTGATCGGCATGCTGCACCACATCAACAACTTCACGCTCCCGTTCGTGCTGTTCGGCGTACCGGCCCCGGCCGACGTCGAAGTCCTGCCGATCCTGACCTACGTGACCAGCTTCCAGAGCTTCCGTTTCGGCCTCAGTGCGGCCATGGCCTTCGTGTCCCTGGTCCTGATTGCCATTCCGCTCTTCATCTACCTGCGCGCCGTCAAGCTGGACGACGCCGAGACGCCCGGAGGAAAGAAATGA
- a CDS encoding carbohydrate ABC transporter permease, which produces MSASATTVRRTSVRGTAGSGFRPGSKRQHEVTRLLPGPMLAIILTVLCAIVLIPIAYIFLASVNSDIGVANGEFWPSTFSLENYTKIWSSVGLAKGLANSVLVAGATAIVSAAMSVSIAYVLVRYQFRGRLSILRGLLALQSVPGTLMVLPVFVLFSSAASYLGIQVIGTQWGLFITYLTFAMPFSTWVMVTYLRGLPRELEEAARIDGASNLGVLVRIILPLSWPGIVVSGIFAFLLGWNDVLFASVMTRPDSQTAAVALQIFGASQEGGAIPLYGQMMAASLVCAAPVVILYLIFQRYLVGGLTAGGVK; this is translated from the coding sequence ATGAGCGCATCAGCCACCACCGTCCGCCGTACGTCCGTCCGGGGCACGGCTGGATCAGGGTTCCGGCCTGGTTCCAAGCGGCAGCATGAGGTCACCCGTCTGCTCCCGGGTCCGATGCTGGCAATCATCCTCACGGTCCTCTGTGCGATCGTCCTGATCCCCATCGCCTACATCTTCCTGGCCTCGGTGAACTCGGACATCGGCGTGGCCAACGGGGAATTCTGGCCGTCGACGTTCTCGCTGGAGAACTACACCAAGATCTGGTCCAGTGTTGGCCTGGCCAAGGGCCTTGCCAACAGCGTGCTCGTAGCCGGTGCCACGGCCATAGTGTCCGCGGCGATGTCCGTGTCCATCGCCTACGTCTTGGTCCGGTACCAGTTCCGCGGACGCCTGAGCATCCTGCGCGGCCTGCTGGCACTGCAGTCGGTTCCCGGCACGCTCATGGTCCTGCCGGTGTTCGTCCTCTTCTCGTCCGCCGCGAGCTACCTGGGCATCCAGGTCATCGGGACGCAGTGGGGCCTCTTCATCACCTACCTGACGTTCGCCATGCCGTTCTCAACCTGGGTGATGGTCACGTACCTCCGGGGCTTGCCGCGCGAACTCGAGGAAGCCGCGAGAATCGACGGCGCCAGCAACCTCGGCGTCCTGGTCCGCATCATCCTGCCGCTGAGCTGGCCGGGAATCGTGGTCTCCGGGATCTTCGCCTTCCTGCTCGGCTGGAACGACGTCCTGTTCGCCTCGGTCATGACCCGGCCGGACAGCCAGACGGCTGCGGTTGCCCTGCAAATCTTCGGGGCGTCCCAGGAAGGCGGTGCCATCCCGCTGTACGGGCAGATGATGGCGGCCTCGCTGGTCTGCGCGGCGCCTGTGGTCATCCTGTACCTGATTTTCCAACGATATCTAGTGGGCGGCCTGACCGCCGGAGGAGTCAAATAG
- a CDS encoding sugar phosphate isomerase/epimerase, giving the protein MTGSATVEWTLSGFGDEIDDDPVQQIAVLQALGANHIEVRSAWGTNIVDLDAGQLAALKALLDAAGMGVSAIASPIGKVDVSLPVEHEVERLRRAANAAHVLGARYIRIFSFYYGEGVAVESIRDDVVERMRALAAVAEESDVVLLHENEKDIFGDTPDRVLDIIEAVASPALKVAWDPANFVQVGVKPFDEGYAKLRPHLEYLQVKDARFADGVVVPAGEGDGDLLRTVEALKADGFAGFASLEPHLAGAHGLGGFSGPTAFGIAARAFAKVVNEAGVGTK; this is encoded by the coding sequence ATGACCGGTTCAGCAACAGTTGAGTGGACGCTTTCGGGCTTCGGAGACGAGATCGACGACGACCCCGTACAGCAGATCGCCGTGCTCCAGGCCCTGGGCGCGAACCACATTGAGGTCCGCAGCGCGTGGGGAACCAACATCGTGGACCTCGATGCCGGCCAGTTGGCGGCACTCAAAGCCCTCCTTGACGCAGCAGGCATGGGCGTGTCCGCCATCGCTTCGCCCATCGGCAAGGTGGACGTCTCGCTGCCGGTGGAGCACGAAGTGGAACGGTTGCGGCGCGCCGCCAACGCAGCCCATGTCCTCGGTGCCCGTTACATCCGGATCTTCTCCTTCTACTACGGCGAAGGGGTGGCCGTGGAGAGCATCCGCGACGACGTCGTCGAGCGGATGCGGGCGCTCGCGGCCGTGGCCGAGGAGAGCGATGTGGTGCTGCTGCATGAGAACGAAAAGGACATCTTCGGGGACACCCCGGACCGCGTCCTGGACATCATCGAGGCCGTGGCATCCCCGGCCTTGAAGGTGGCCTGGGATCCGGCCAACTTCGTGCAGGTGGGCGTCAAGCCGTTCGACGAAGGCTATGCCAAGCTCCGTCCCCACCTCGAGTACCTGCAGGTCAAGGACGCGCGGTTCGCCGACGGCGTCGTGGTTCCTGCCGGCGAGGGCGACGGCGATCTGCTGCGCACCGTGGAGGCCTTGAAGGCCGATGGCTTCGCGGGCTTCGCAAGCCTCGAACCGCATCTGGCCGGGGCGCATGGCCTGGGCGGCTTTTCAGGACCGACGGCGTTCGGCATTGCGGCCCGTGCCTTTGCCAAAGTCGTGAACGAAGCAGGAGTGGGAACCAAATGA
- a CDS encoding Gfo/Idh/MocA family protein has translation MSIETQATVLKVAIAGCGVIGRTHATAVGELPELHVTALVDEIAEAAEALAQFIEDGGAARPATFRTLGEAMAGADVDLVIIATPSGLHIQQALEVLDAGKHVVIEKPLDVNLDRADEILAAANAAAAKGLVASVISQHRFDPASIVVDEARRAGRFGRLTSAIASVSWWRSQGYYDSGAWRGTWAMDGGGAVMNQGVHTVDLLLWFLGRPLEISAKTALLAHSGVEVEDTAVATVTFESGALAVLHATTGAYPGLTVRLQVMGSQGSAVIDNDNLEYFHAAGSDAETESGAMGLLGGGNQADAELARFSEPPVRTTLDPTVYPAGHIRQYRDVVDAIRNGRPAGVTVQDAVTALATVRAIYVSATLGRPVLVDDVLAGKYNSVEVRTGNGHFEEVTA, from the coding sequence ATGAGCATCGAAACACAGGCAACCGTCCTCAAGGTGGCCATCGCCGGCTGCGGCGTCATAGGCCGTACGCACGCCACCGCCGTCGGCGAACTTCCCGAACTGCACGTCACGGCGCTCGTGGACGAAATAGCGGAGGCTGCCGAGGCCCTCGCGCAATTCATCGAGGACGGCGGCGCGGCCCGCCCGGCAACGTTCCGCACCTTGGGTGAAGCGATGGCCGGTGCCGACGTCGATCTTGTCATCATTGCCACGCCCAGCGGCCTGCATATCCAGCAAGCCCTGGAAGTGCTCGACGCCGGAAAGCACGTCGTCATCGAAAAGCCCCTTGACGTGAACCTGGACCGCGCGGACGAGATCCTCGCTGCGGCCAATGCCGCAGCAGCGAAGGGACTCGTTGCGAGTGTCATCAGCCAGCACCGCTTCGATCCCGCCAGCATCGTGGTGGACGAGGCCCGCCGTGCGGGCCGTTTCGGCCGCCTGACGTCGGCCATCGCGTCCGTCAGCTGGTGGCGCAGCCAGGGCTACTACGACTCCGGCGCGTGGCGTGGCACGTGGGCCATGGATGGCGGAGGAGCCGTGATGAACCAGGGCGTCCACACCGTGGACCTGTTGCTGTGGTTCCTGGGGCGTCCCCTTGAGATCAGCGCCAAGACGGCGCTTCTGGCTCACTCCGGTGTGGAGGTCGAGGACACCGCCGTCGCCACGGTGACGTTCGAGTCCGGCGCGCTGGCCGTGCTGCACGCCACCACGGGGGCCTACCCGGGACTGACGGTCAGGTTGCAGGTCATGGGCAGCCAAGGTTCCGCCGTGATCGACAACGACAACCTTGAATACTTCCACGCCGCCGGTTCGGACGCGGAGACCGAAAGCGGAGCAATGGGCCTTCTGGGCGGGGGCAACCAGGCTGACGCGGAGCTTGCCAGGTTCTCGGAACCGCCGGTCCGGACCACCCTGGATCCGACCGTGTACCCCGCCGGCCACATCCGCCAGTACCGCGATGTGGTGGATGCCATCCGGAACGGCCGCCCCGCCGGAGTCACGGTCCAGGACGCCGTCACGGCACTGGCCACGGTCCGCGCAATCTATGTATCCGCAACGCTGGGCCGGCCGGTGCTGGTTGACGACGTGTTGGCCGGCAAATACAACAGCGTCGAAGTACGCACCGGCAACGGCCACTTTGAGGAGGTCACGGCATGA
- a CDS encoding sugar phosphate isomerase/epimerase has translation MKFSVFTASTPEWTPQEAATELAAQGWDGIEWRVTDQADAPEPGFWAGNKATWPMTGLEDSLPEIARITSEAGLEYSGLGGYARCDNHDGVERVLAATAALGARQVRVNVLPLGNSTMGGQEPSGLAYPELFAATREHYEWVAGRAAHHGVKALVELHHGTVTASASSARRLLEGLDPQHVGVIHDLGNLLIEGWESPLPALELLGPYLAHVHVKNARWVRTDERDEAGAAVWVNEWAPLAEGQGSVLAYFRALAEVGYDEWVTVEDFSTELPLAARTAGNLEFLRRTAEKAGLTVNGSLHADTLSKG, from the coding sequence ATGAAGTTCTCGGTTTTCACGGCCTCGACGCCGGAGTGGACTCCCCAGGAAGCCGCCACCGAGCTTGCCGCCCAGGGCTGGGACGGCATTGAATGGCGCGTCACGGACCAGGCCGATGCTCCCGAGCCAGGCTTCTGGGCAGGCAACAAGGCCACGTGGCCCATGACTGGCCTTGAGGACTCGCTTCCGGAGATCGCCCGGATTACGTCCGAAGCCGGGCTGGAGTACTCCGGCCTGGGCGGCTACGCGCGCTGTGACAACCACGACGGCGTGGAGCGCGTTCTCGCGGCAACGGCCGCCTTGGGTGCCCGCCAAGTCAGGGTCAACGTCCTGCCGCTGGGGAATTCGACCATGGGCGGCCAGGAACCGAGCGGCCTGGCCTACCCGGAGCTTTTCGCGGCAACCCGGGAACACTACGAATGGGTGGCCGGGCGAGCCGCACACCATGGAGTCAAGGCGCTCGTCGAGCTGCACCACGGCACCGTGACGGCCTCGGCGTCGTCGGCCCGCCGCCTTCTTGAAGGCCTGGACCCACAGCACGTGGGGGTCATCCACGATCTTGGCAACCTGCTGATCGAAGGCTGGGAGTCTCCGCTGCCGGCGCTCGAGCTGTTGGGCCCCTACCTGGCACACGTCCACGTGAAGAACGCCCGCTGGGTCCGCACCGATGAGCGTGACGAGGCCGGCGCCGCTGTGTGGGTCAACGAGTGGGCGCCGCTCGCCGAAGGGCAAGGGAGCGTCCTGGCTTACTTCAGGGCGCTTGCCGAGGTGGGTTACGACGAATGGGTGACCGTGGAGGACTTCTCCACGGAACTGCCTCTGGCCGCGCGCACAGCGGGCAACCTGGAGTTCCTGCGCCGCACCGCGGAAAAGGCCGGGCTGACCGTCAACGGAAGCCTGCACGCTGACACACTTTCGAAAGGCTGA